One region of Sandaracinaceae bacterium genomic DNA includes:
- a CDS encoding DUF393 domain-containing protein, which produces MDTATLTSGAQLPTAALGKSIILVDGLCIFCNRLVATIAKHDRAERFFFVHIQSALGQAILTRNQHDPTDIDSVYLVTDAGTERERLHLDGAAGRLIWPALFRVAVLLRFVPLVLLNLQYRLFARVRYRLFGASTTCIVPSPELRARVL; this is translated from the coding sequence ATGGACACCGCAACGCTCACCTCCGGCGCGCAGCTCCCCACCGCGGCGCTCGGCAAGTCGATCATCCTCGTCGATGGGCTGTGCATCTTCTGCAACCGCCTGGTCGCCACCATCGCCAAGCACGATCGCGCCGAGCGCTTCTTCTTCGTGCACATCCAGTCCGCCCTGGGCCAGGCCATCCTCACGCGGAACCAGCACGACCCGACCGACATCGACAGCGTCTACCTCGTGACCGACGCGGGCACGGAGCGCGAGCGCCTGCACCTGGACGGCGCGGCGGGGCGCCTGATCTGGCCAGCGCTGTTCCGCGTCGCGGTGCTGTTGCGCTTCGTCCCGCTGGTGCTCCTGAACCTGCAGTACCGGCTCTTCGCGCGCGTGCGGTACCGCCTGTTCGGCGCCAGCACCACGTGCATCGTGCCCTCGCCAGAGCTGCGCGCGCGGGTGCTCTAG
- the metG gene encoding methionine--tRNA ligase, which translates to MKPFYVTTPIYYVNDKPHIGHAYSTAAADMLARYHRLRGQPTRFLTGLDEHGLKIERRAQELGREPQEFVDSMVPPFEEAWKLLDITNDDFIRTTSERHKQGARRLWEKLVASGDIYLADYEDWYCVGCESFKTEKELLEGNICPDHKKPVEKIREKSYFFKLSAYTDKLLAYYDAHPDFVKPEGRFNEVKSFVRSGLKDLSISRSSFSWGIPVPNEPSHVMYVWLDALTNYLSALGGPAEPGEAPLYDEFWGADANIVHIVGKDILRFHTIFWPAFLMSAGIRLPSQVWAHGWLTVNGEKMSKGLGNFLPPAPLVEAFGSDILRYYFLREVSFGQDGDFNHKNLIARYNNELGNGLGNLLNRILPFLKKFDGKVPAVGTLTGADAALAALAESVATQVRESLDGVNINRALDAIKELIDAANKYVNDEEPWNLSKDEAKLGRLAEVAYVTLESVRFLSLMLAPVMPNKANELRAQIGLGPLVPAVGVDAWPSRFGELAASTEVTAGKPVFPKIDAKQEEALLARLVPEAAADAAPKPTKAEKRAKAAQAQESKAPAAEASETAASAGDGTIEFDDFAKVDLRVGLVLSAEKVPKKDRLLRLEVDLGEGTPRQIVAGIAEHFSPEQMLGKRVVVVANLAPRKLAGLMSQGMILATDVEGGLRLLGASDDVAPGTRAK; encoded by the coding sequence ATGAAGCCCTTCTACGTCACCACCCCGATCTACTACGTCAACGACAAGCCCCACATCGGGCACGCGTACAGCACGGCGGCGGCGGACATGTTGGCGCGCTACCACCGCCTGCGCGGGCAGCCCACGCGCTTCCTCACGGGCCTCGACGAGCACGGGCTCAAGATCGAGCGCCGCGCCCAGGAGCTGGGCCGCGAGCCGCAGGAGTTCGTCGACAGCATGGTGCCGCCGTTCGAGGAAGCCTGGAAGCTGCTCGACATCACCAACGACGACTTCATCCGCACCACGTCGGAGCGCCACAAGCAGGGCGCGCGGCGCCTGTGGGAGAAGCTCGTGGCGTCGGGCGACATCTACCTGGCCGACTACGAGGACTGGTACTGCGTGGGCTGCGAGAGCTTCAAGACCGAGAAGGAGCTGCTCGAGGGGAACATCTGCCCGGACCACAAGAAGCCGGTCGAGAAGATCCGCGAGAAGAGCTACTTCTTCAAGCTGAGCGCCTACACCGACAAGTTGCTCGCCTACTACGACGCGCACCCCGACTTCGTGAAGCCCGAGGGCCGCTTCAACGAGGTGAAGAGCTTCGTGCGGAGTGGCCTCAAGGACCTCAGCATCTCGCGCTCGAGCTTCTCGTGGGGCATCCCGGTGCCGAACGAGCCCAGCCACGTCATGTACGTGTGGCTGGACGCGCTCACCAACTACCTCTCCGCGCTGGGTGGACCAGCCGAGCCCGGCGAAGCGCCGCTGTATGACGAGTTCTGGGGCGCCGACGCGAACATCGTCCACATCGTGGGCAAGGACATCCTGCGCTTCCACACCATCTTCTGGCCCGCGTTCCTGATGAGCGCCGGCATCCGCCTGCCCTCGCAGGTGTGGGCGCACGGCTGGCTCACGGTGAACGGCGAGAAGATGAGCAAGGGCCTCGGCAACTTCCTGCCGCCCGCGCCGCTGGTGGAGGCCTTCGGCAGCGACATCCTGCGCTACTACTTCCTGCGCGAGGTGAGCTTCGGGCAGGACGGCGACTTCAACCACAAGAACCTCATCGCTCGCTACAACAACGAGCTGGGCAACGGCCTCGGCAACCTGCTGAACCGCATCCTGCCGTTCTTGAAGAAGTTCGACGGCAAGGTGCCCGCCGTGGGCACGCTCACCGGGGCCGACGCAGCGCTGGCCGCGCTGGCGGAGTCGGTGGCCACGCAGGTGCGAGAGAGCCTCGACGGCGTGAACATCAACCGCGCGCTCGACGCCATCAAGGAGCTCATCGACGCGGCCAACAAGTACGTGAACGACGAGGAGCCCTGGAACCTGAGCAAGGACGAGGCGAAGCTCGGGCGCCTGGCCGAGGTGGCCTACGTCACGCTCGAGAGCGTGCGCTTCCTGTCGCTGATGCTGGCGCCCGTGATGCCCAACAAGGCCAACGAGCTGCGCGCGCAGATCGGCCTCGGGCCGTTGGTGCCGGCCGTGGGCGTGGACGCCTGGCCTTCGCGCTTCGGTGAGCTGGCCGCCAGCACCGAGGTGACCGCGGGCAAGCCCGTATTCCCGAAGATCGACGCGAAGCAGGAAGAGGCGCTCTTGGCGCGGCTGGTGCCCGAGGCGGCGGCCGACGCGGCCCCGAAGCCGACCAAGGCCGAGAAGCGCGCCAAGGCCGCGCAGGCGCAAGAGAGCAAGGCGCCCGCGGCCGAGGCCAGCGAGACCGCGGCGTCCGCAGGTGACGGCACCATCGAGTTCGACGACTTCGCCAAGGTGGACCTGCGCGTGGGCCTGGTGCTCAGCGCCGAGAAGGTGCCCAAGAAGGACCGCCTGCTGCGCCTCGAGGTGGACCTCGGCGAAGGCACGCCGCGGCAGATCGTGGCGGGCATCGCCGAGCACTTCAGCCCGGAGCAGATGCTGGGCAAGCGCGTGGTGGTGGTGGCCAACCTGGCCCCCCGCAAGCTCGCGGGGCTCATGTCGCAGGGCATGATCCTGGCCACCGACGTGGAAGGCGGCCTGCGGCTGCTGGGCGCGAGCGACGACGTCGCCCCTGGCACGCGCGCGAAGTAG